Within Paenibacillus sabinae T27, the genomic segment CTATCGGATACGCCTTACTGGCGGCTAAGAAGATGGGATTATCTAAAGAGGACTTAAAACGCCTCGAAGCAATTATGTACAGCTATCTTGACCTTGTTACAGAGGAAGAGGCAGAAGAATTGTATCGTAGGAATTAGCGGAGTTTCATCAAGTGCCAGCTATTATGGTTGGCTCTGCGTTCCTATTTAAGAAATCCAAAAATAGACAAGCGGTATGACGGGTCAATTGCTTTGTTAATATGCATCTCCTGTGCTAAGTCCGTATACGTTGTTTCCTCATCATTTTGCCTCTTATTAATATAATGTAGGCACAGCCTACGTCTATGTTCATTTGCCTCTTTCTGACATTTTGTAGTTCCAGGCAGACTATCCTCTAGTTCCAGCGCCTTAAGAAATTCTTCTTCATAGCTATTCATCATCGTCAGTCCCTTCTTCAGATTGGTTAGAACCAAAAACAAAGTCATCCTTGCGGTCAAACGTTTCGTTGTTAATATTCAAATGGTTCGCTCCTTTATCGTATTACATTCACATTCAGAGTACCGATCCCCACATGTCAGAGTCATTACTAAATATTGCTTTCCAGTAAGCTCTTTGTTCCTCGATATCCATCAATTCCTCAGCTTCATAGTTATCGTCGGGATCATCTTCAGAGTACTGGAAGTAAAGCTGACAATCAACGTACCAACTATCGTAAAGATAGCGTTCGAACGCTTTACGGCTTTTTACAGGGATAAGCAATTTCCCTGTCTCGATAAGGCTGATTGTAGATGCTGGAAGGCCCACAATCTTGCCCAGCCCCTCCTGATCGAAACCCTCTATAATTCGCTTCGCCTTGATCTGCTTGTGTAACGCCAGATTATCCACATTGATGAACACAGATCTCCTTGCATTG encodes:
- a CDS encoding helix-turn-helix domain-containing protein; translated protein: MDLSDVVKYGDFGFRRDYVHNPDDIMSIYNARRSVFINVDNLALHKQIKAKRIIEGFDQEGLGKIVGLPASTISLIETGKLLIPVKSRKAFERYLYDSWYVDCQLYFQYSEDDPDDNYEAEELMDIEEQRAYWKAIFSNDSDMWGSVL